In Rana temporaria chromosome 3, aRanTem1.1, whole genome shotgun sequence, a single window of DNA contains:
- the LOC120933554 gene encoding vomeronasal type-2 receptor 26-like: MWPNTEKDQCIPKPIEYLSYGEPLGITLMATSLSSSMIPISIFKLFLRYKTTPIVRANNYSVSCILLLSLSLCFLCSLTFIGYPEPEKCLLRQAAFGMAFALCVSCILAKTIMVVCAFMATKPGSNLKRWTSPYVSYMVIVTGSLLQFLICSSWVVAAPPFPQNNTETQPEIIVVECHENSPTAFWSMLGYLGLLASISFVVAFLARRLPDNFNEAKFITFSMLAFLSVWISYTPASLSSKGKYTVAMEIFAIQSSSWALVVCMFFPKCFIILFRPQMNSKEHLMGKDRGQK, encoded by the coding sequence ATGTGGCCGAatacagaaaaagatcaatgtATTCCAAAACCCATTGAGTATCTTTCATACGGTGAGCCATTGGGAATAACTTTGATGGCTACAAGCCTTTCCTCTTCCATGATCCCAATTTCCATTTTTAAACTTTTCCTTCGTTACAAGACCACACCAATTGTCAGAGCCAATAATTactctgtgagttgtattctgTTATTGTCGCTTTCTCTCTGTTTTCTCTGTTCTTTGACTTTCATTGGTTATCCTGAGCCTGAGAAGTGCCTTCTGCGGCAGGCTGCCTTCGGTATGGCCTTTGCTCTCTGTGTCTCCTGTATCTTGGCCAAAACTATAATGGTAGTGTGTGCCTTTATGGCcaccaaaccaggaagcaacCTGAAGAGATGGACCAGTCCTTATGTGTCTTATATGGTCATTGTCACCGGTTCTCTTCTACAGTTTCTTATATGCAGTAGTTGGGTGGTGGCTGCTCCAccgttccctcaaaataacacagaaACACAACCTGAAATCATTGTTGTTGAATGCCATGAGAACTCACCCACTGCCTTTTGGAGCATGCTGGGATATCTTGGCCTCTTGGCCTCCATTAGTTTTGTTGTTGCATTCTTGGCCAGAAGACTACCCGATAACTTCAACGAGGCCAAGTTTATCACCTTCAGCATGTTAGCCTTCTTAAGTGTTTGGATTTCCTACACCCCGGCCTCTCTCAGCTCGAAAGGAAAGTATACTGTAGCCATGGAAATCTTTGCAATCCAGTCATCAAGCTGGGCTCTCGTGGTCTGTATGTTTTTTCCTAAATGTTTCATCATCCTGTTTCGACCACAGATGAACTCCAAAGAACATCTCATGGGGAAAGACAGAGGCCAGAAATAG